ACTCTTCGTGAGATGAGTTGCAGGCAGCCTAATGTCGGTCCACAACTCCCTCAAAAGACTCGAAAATGCAGTGGAAACGAGTGCTACTTGGCGTCAGAACCGGCACTGAGCAGGATTTCGCTACGCACCAACATGGCACTCAAACTAAACATGGAGAAGAGGGACCGCCTCTTCGAGATTGAAGATTCAACCTACGGTTCCATCCGGATGTCCCCGACCAAAAGGTGTCCTGAGGAGCGGACCTGGCAAGCAGGGCGTATTTCTTGGGCGATATGCGATGCCTTGTTTGCTTTCCAAAGTATGCTTTGAGAACTAGGGGTGCACTCTGCTTCTAGTTTGCCTCGTGACAACGCACTATCCTGCGAGAATTTTAGAGAGGCAGTCGCTCGACCGAGGACACCACATGCGAAAGCGACGTTTTTTAGACCGCTCGGCAAATGCGCAGAACATTCAATTTGAGTCCATCTGTGCCTCTGAAAAACATGACGCCGTTCGGGCAATCTGAAAGGGGGTAGAGATGCCACACAGAGTTCGGGGAGCAGAATGCGCGTTTAGATCCCCTAGGCTCATTTTTATTGGGGCTCCTGTGATCCGAGCCATATGGTGCGCTACTTCTGGTCAAGCTCCCTTGACACATCGTTTCCGCGTATTCGGcttccgctgcatgcgtatGACCTGCACTTTTTTAGTATTACCGTTTGAAAGCCTCCTAGGCCTCACTGCGACAGTAAAGCACATCGAATCTTCAGAGTTGACGGGTGgatgtgcgtgtgtgcagaCATCGTGCGCAATTCCAAAATCCCCCGTGCAAAAAGATCAGGTGCAAGGGCACCTTTCCATCGAGGTGTCGTGCAACATTGTAGGTAGCAGCTGCTTCCGCAACGCATGCAAATGCCTTGTCAGGAGTGGAAGATGCTGCGAAGCGCTTCGCGACACAGCATGTTTGAGTCTCCAGTGCGACACCTCTAGTTTTCTTTTTTGACAGTCTGAGTTGACGTGAAGAACAGGTCGGAgagggcagctgcgccggcgtcgcacCTCGCGATGTTGGACCACAACTTCACACGTAGCATTTCAAGCGGAACTCAGAAAACTGCAGGGGCTTCTCCTGATGGTGGTTGCAACACATATTTTACGCTGTGCAGCTGTTCGGGGCAGGCTCGCCGCCAATGTCGGCGTTCGTGCGATTATTATGGGTCAACACACGACGGGCGCCCCCGACACTTTCCCGCGTCCACTTCTACCGCCTCCTTCGCATCGCATTGCAGTTTCATCTCCGCTATTCGCTAGCTCTCAAAATCAGTTGTAGCCCACAACGACCCCGTACGGACAACCCTGCCAGTAAACATCGCTGGAACGGATAGCAGTCAACAGTTGTTGGACGCTGATAGTGGCGTtgggcgccgcctgcagaatGAGTGCTCTGCTTGTTGCGCTACACTTTCCCATCGAGTTCAGCCTCGCAAATGTCTTATTGCTACTTCGTCGTGAGCGGCTGAAAACTGCCTGTAGAGGCGCACACACGACCCAAACCACAATCCACTCTGCGGGCTTAGCTACACTCCCTTCGGACTGGTGCTGTTTCATGTCGATAGGACGCTCCTCATTTCGCATCGTGCGAAACTGTAATATCTGTAGCAGCAATCCCTTCGGGTCGACCAGCGTTGCAACATTCACAGTAGTGAAACGTTTTACTGCGGCAAATGCGTCAGTTGCTCCTTTTGTATCCACCAAGGTGCGTGGCGCCAAACAACTGATGCATGAATGCCGCCATGATAGCCGCGTCGCACCCAAGACTATCGCACATATTGTAGTTCCTTGCAAGAGACACGCGGGAACACTTGTGTGACGGAACAATATTGTTTCATTGTTCCACGGGACGCACACACGATTTCCGTTTCTTCCAGGTTGATATCATCGGAGGCCAGCGAAGGGATGCTTGACCACGCATGTCTTGCCACGACGGGTTTCTCGAGCAGACCCGTgggccgcggctgcgagctCTCAGGGAAAAACGTTGCGCTACCGCTGTCTTCCTGTCTGAAGAGTGTCGCGCCACTCAAGACCGCTGTCACTTTTTCTCCGTGCCGGGAGCAAAAGGGAGCAAAAAGCAACGCGGGAGCCATATTCCGGCCTAAAAGCTGGTTTTTACCCATTCTTGTGTCCTCTTCTATTGTCTCGGCCCCCGCGCTTCGCAATTTCGGAGGGCGACTCCCGCCTGTTACTCTAAGATATTGAAAGGCGACACGCTAGTACAATGCCATAGATGCCGCTCACTAAACACCAGGCATTTCTGTGAGATTATTCCGAGCGTCCTTACGCGCAATTGCGATACTTCGTTTCCGAATCATTTACCGTTTTCTAGAGGCACACCGCAGCCCCATCGTTAGGTCTCATCTTCATTCTCAAGTCGAAGGACCTTCTCGTCCATATCGGGCCCGCAGCAGACTTCGCTCCGCTTCTTTCCCCATTAAATATTTTTCACTGGGACCGGCCTTGTGTCTCCCAAGAACAAAACCGAAGCTTTGGGTGTGAAATTGAGGTCTTACCATCATGGAGGACACATCTCAAGTCCCTGCGACTCCCGAGCCATTGGCAAAGAAAGCAGCCTGGGTGCGAGCATCGCAACTGGGTTTGCGTGGGTTTGCTATAATTTACGGCATCATGTGTATCTATTTATTGACGCAGATGCCGAAGGAAGTGACGGCGGATGGATACAAACCTGCCGCGATGGGCTGGTTGACTGCAACCACGGGTGTTGGTCTGACTGGATGCATCGTTGGCTTCATCGTCACGTTCGAATCGTGCAAAACAAGCTCCTTGGTCAGTGTGACAATCCTTGCCTTTACGATTAGCTTTATTCTCTCCATCATATCCATGTTTGTGGTCTGTTTCACGTACTTTTCAATCTTCTGGATCATCTTCACGGGACTGCACATCTTCCTGTCTTTGATGTCATCTGGGGCTGCTTACGGCACCGTCACGACTCTCATAAAACCCGCACCTGTCGACGAGCGGACACCCTTGACAATTGATCAGGTTACCGGAGCGGATGCCGCGTGATGAGGTCTCCCGCTGCGCAACGAGCTCTCGCCGGTTTAGGCAATTGAAAGGACCATGCGCGCAATGGCTGCAGGTTGGTTCAGGTGTGTGAAACCAGTGAGCAGGAGGGCACCCACGTAACCCGACGCGAGGTCCGACCCGCAGTCCTCGCTTCTAAATCAGCAGGCTCTTCCTAAGGTAACCGCCTCTTTCGCTTTATTGCTGAGAAGGAGATCTTCGACTGGATGTGAGAACGAGTAGGGAGGGGCTACCAGCCAGGACGGAGATTGCCTGCTCGAGGAGTGTGCGGCGCCACGGACAAATAACTGACTTTTTAATGAATTGCATTTCTAATCGTTTCAATAGCGCCTCCTGGAATGTCGATGATACAACTCGTGCTGCTCGTACGCCGTGTGATCGAGTTCCTATCTCAGGTGGCGCAGCCGTGTAAAAACTCATAAAACTGCCTGATTAACCTCTTTGAACGGTCACACCTGTGATTCCTTGTTGGGAAGCAGTCACTCCGTCGCACAGCGAGGGACGGACCGCGGCACTCAAACGCGCGATTTCTCTCGGCGCTTGCCATGTGCATAAACCTTTTCGTGACAAGTCTTCAGCAGCTGTACCACGACAGCTACGTTGACCTGCATGACGGTTAGACAGATGGGGGAAGGGGTGCTGCATATTTCGTCCAGACTATTGCTACAGCATACAGTACTGGTGTTTCTCCAGTAGCGGCAGCTTTTGCCAAGCCGAGCAAACTGCCAACTATATTGGTTTTTTCTTGCTTTGCACCACGGTACCTCTTTAAAAGTGCTACAGCCTTGCCCATCCGTAGACACACTGTGTTTTCCCGCCCCCTCATGAAATATGGCTGCAACAAATCGGAACGCGCAGCCGGGATGGATTTCCACAGTACAGATCTGGGCCGACAGCGCCTGACTCTCCACGTGGTTGCTCTATATTACTGATGACTGAACCGTAGTCTTTCGGAATTTTGCAATGAAGAATCCGATACTATCCGCTGACGGACAGAAACGCTGAAGCTTTTCGGCATCTGCTGCGGAAAGTAGGCGGGTGGCAGCATCCACGCACTCCACCGTGCGACTGCCAACGAACGGTGCCGCGGGCTCCAGCACCAGTGGCAGGTGAGCAAGAGCCCATGCAACATtcccttcgttttcttctttcgaGATGGAGCATGTGGAATATACAAGAGTCCCACCGGTTTTCAGCAACCGACAGCCTGTTGCCAGAAACTCGCGCTGGTAAGCTGCGGCCGATAAaacggcagcggcgtcgaggcCTTCAAAATCGATGCGGGGTCGTAGGCCTAGGGCGGTGCAAGGAACGTCTGCAAGCACTCTGTCGAAGTACCCATCCAGACATTGTCCGCATACAGCTTCTTTCTGGATCCGAGCGCTTTTCCACGTCGCTTTGGCACTATCCCCGCACACTGCCTCAACGATAGCCGCATGCGGCGACGAAGCAAGAAATCTGCGCAGCTTCTGAGTCCTTGTCTTCGAGCGCTCAACTGCGACGATCCAGCCTTGGCCCTTCATGAGAGTCGCCAGATGAAGAGTCTTACCACCAGGAGCCGCGCACATGTCCAAAACTTTTTCTCCTGGCTGAGGGGCGAGAACATGCCCCACCACGATTGACGGAAGATTCTGTGCCACCAGACATGACGGGAGGCTGGAGAGATCAATTGCCCTGGAAAAAGGAGTGCGACAATGAGACAAGCGGTGCGAATCTTCAGAAAAAACCGAGTGGGAGGCTCTGCAACATTATGCGACGTAGATCCCCCGATGTTCTCAGACCACACGATGCGCAGCTAACATTCCTCAGCTAGAGTGGCTGCCAAGGCAAAAGGGATACAGGCCAGAAATGAGACACCCCCCCGAACCCACACGCAGCCGAAAAGGAGTTCGGTGAAAAAATTGCACGTTCCATGCCTCAACAAAGCTGTCTATAGCGGCATGGACACGCAGCGCGGAGCTTGTTCATGTCAGAAATTGTTTGCGTGGTCTACGCCCGCAGACATACCCCTCCATTTCAATAGCAAcgccttctttcttcgcgtACACCTCGCCTAGGTTTTGGTGCAGAATGCCGCGGCCACAAAACAGCCCTGATCTCCTCACGCGTTCAGGAAGAGATGCGCGCAGGTATGTCCCCCGCAGGATAGACGAGAGGCCCCAATCGTCGTTGTGGTAGGTACCTGAGTCCCCAGCCTCTGAGGACTCCGGCTCTGTCCCTCTTGTGCATTTGAGCTCTCGCAGGTTCTCTCCACTCTGTCGCTCACGAGCCAGTTGCAGATGCTGTCGCGGCTCCCGGTGCTGCGCCAATCGACAATCCCCCCCGCAGCCACAGGTAGGGCTGGGGGGTGATACACTGTTACGCGTGTCAGCTCTCTGCGCACGGTGACAGCCCTCCGGGGGCTCCGGCTGCCTAAGGCGCCTAGGCAAAGTGTACACTTCGACCACCGCCCCCACTCTAAGGTGCGGCTCGGAGGCTAGAACGCCTGCCGAGAAGAcatgcgcgccgcgcagaacgGCTTGACCACATCGTCTGTCTACAAGAATCAGAGGGTACTTGCCGCTCTGCTGCCTGTCCTGCATGCCATCTCGGGGCAGAGTCTCGCCGTTGGTATGGACGGCAGTGCACCCTTCGCTACCGCGGtcgtgcgccgcctgctgcgcgcgggcaACAGCAGCCGCATCTCCCGCTTCGGGGCAACCGCGACAGTGTGTCCCACGATTCAGTGACTTGCCTCCATCTTCAGACAAAATGAGGCGACACTCACCACCACGGCTTCCCGCAGCACCAAGCTGTGTCTCGGATATACTCTCGGCGACTCCAGGAgtggcagccgcgcgctcaGGGGGGCGGCAAGCCTCGTGGGAAATGATCAACACGTCATCAAGAAGAGGGTGACGACGAACAGCCCTCGGGCGGAAAAACTCTTCTGCAGTAACAATGGCTTCTTCTACCGCCTGCGGGCCTACCGCATTCACGCGAAGTGTGGTGACCGGTGGAGGGACAAGAAGCTGGTCAAGAACCCAGTCTACCGAGCGGCCAGACGGCAGCGGACTCGGCCAAGAGGCTTTGAGCAGCGAGTAAACAGAGGAATCAAGGAGATGACGCACTGAAGTACTTGAGGCAGGGAAAGCCATTATGCACAGTTCGCTTCCCGCAAAGATAGGACACGAACTCCCGACACCGAGAACACATGAGCCGCTGTGGCTTCTCCGACTGTGTGCGTGCCGGCCCCGTGCCGG
Above is a window of Besnoitia besnoiti strain Bb-Ger1 chromosome Unknown contig00007, whole genome shotgun sequence DNA encoding:
- a CDS encoding NOL1/NOP2/sun family protein (encoded by transcript BESB_071050), with the translated sequence MAFPASSTSVRHLLDSSVYSLLKASWPSPLPSGRSVDWVLDQLLVPPPVTTLRVNAVGPQAVEEAIVTAEEFFRPRAVRRHPLLDDVLIISHEACRPPERAAATPGVAESISETQLGAAGSRGGECRLILSEDGGKSLNRGTHCRGCPEAGDAAAVARAQQAAHDRGSEGCTAVHTNGETLPRDGMQDRQQSGKYPLILVDRRCGQAVLRGAHVFSAGVLASEPHLRVGAVVEVYTLPRRLRQPEPPEGCHRAQRADTRNSVSPPSPTCGCGGDCRLAQHREPRQHLQLARERQSGENLRELKCTRGTEPESSEAGDSGTYHNDDWGLSSILRGTYLRASLPERVRRSGLFCGRGILHQNLGEVYAKKEGVAIEMEGAIDLSSLPSCLVAQNLPSIVVGHVLAPQPGEKVLDMCAAPGGKTLHLATLMKGQGWIVAVERSKTRTQKLRRFLASSPHAAIVEAVCGDSAKATWKSARIQKEAVCGQCLDGYFDRVLADVPCTALGLRPRIDFEGLDAAAVLSAAAYQREFLATGCRLLKTGGTLVYSTCSISKEENEGNVAWALAHLPLVLEPAAPFVGSRTVECVDAATRLLSAADAEKLQRFCPSADSIGFFIAKFRKTTVQSSVI
- a CDS encoding uncharacterized protein (encoded by transcript BESB_071040), which codes for MEDTSQVPATPEPLAKKAAWVRASQLGLRGFAIIYGIMCIYLLTQMPKEVTADGYKPAAMGWLTATTGVGLTGCIVGFIVTFESCKTSSLVSVTILAFTISFILSIISMFVVCFTYFSIFWIIFTGLHIFLSLMSSGAAYGTVTTLIKPAPVDERTPLTIDQVTGADAA